In a genomic window of Mycobacteriales bacterium:
- a CDS encoding DUF998 domain-containing protein, which yields MRRIPAWAVASAGAAPVLLIGGWTLAASRQPSSYSAIRDTISALAARGATDRLVMTAALAGLGVCHVTTAAGLRPAGRVGRAILGAGGVATVLVAAFPQPAHGDSIAHTVAATASFAALGLWPAWAWLEESPAGLLSRRASYAAATVLLGLVGWFAAELGGAERGLAERAAAGAQALWPLAVVISCRWPGRGSLARG from the coding sequence GTGCGGCGTATCCCGGCTTGGGCAGTGGCGTCGGCGGGGGCAGCACCGGTGTTGCTCATCGGGGGCTGGACGTTGGCCGCGTCGAGGCAGCCGTCGAGCTACTCCGCGATCAGAGACACGATCAGCGCGCTGGCGGCCCGTGGCGCGACCGACCGATTGGTGATGACCGCCGCGCTCGCTGGACTAGGTGTCTGCCACGTAACCACTGCCGCCGGCCTGCGACCCGCGGGTAGGGTGGGCCGGGCCATCCTCGGCGCCGGTGGTGTCGCGACCGTGCTCGTCGCGGCCTTCCCGCAACCCGCCCACGGCGACTCGATCGCACATACCGTCGCCGCCACCGCCTCGTTCGCTGCGCTCGGCCTCTGGCCGGCCTGGGCCTGGCTCGAGGAATCTCCGGCCGGCTTGCTCAGCCGCCGTGCCTCCTACGCTGCCGCCACGGTTCTGCTTGGCTTGGTGGGATGGTTCGCGGCCGAGCTCGGCGGCGCCGAGCGGGGGCTTGCCGAGCGTGCAGCGGCCGGTGCCCAGGCGCTCTGGCCGCTGGCGGTCGTCATCTCCTGCCGTTGGCCCGGCCGGGGCTCCTTGGCGCGCGGTTAG
- a CDS encoding PaaI family thioesterase, with the protein MDEERASQELADQLRRIIGRLAVVRPQGDELRRAAEVAGAFADRLDQLPERGRTWEVSEAGLLPREFQAYSPLSGPRNPLAPPVRFHFPDQQTGERPIFGEVTFGAAYEGPPGHCHGGYVAAVFDELLGFAQFSPGFTAYLHVDYRRVTPLHRRLDLKAWVERVEGRKRYVRGECRDGSVLLSEAEGLFIAPRDDAEFLSRLDQQR; encoded by the coding sequence ATGGATGAGGAGCGCGCATCGCAGGAGCTCGCAGATCAGCTGCGCCGAATCATCGGGCGGCTGGCCGTGGTCCGTCCGCAGGGTGACGAGTTGAGGCGAGCGGCCGAGGTGGCGGGGGCCTTCGCCGACCGGCTCGACCAGTTACCGGAGCGTGGACGGACCTGGGAGGTCAGCGAGGCGGGACTGCTTCCTCGGGAATTCCAGGCGTACAGCCCGCTGAGCGGCCCGCGGAATCCGCTGGCGCCGCCGGTCAGGTTCCACTTTCCAGATCAACAAACCGGCGAACGCCCAATCTTCGGCGAGGTTACGTTCGGCGCTGCCTACGAGGGGCCACCCGGTCATTGCCACGGTGGTTACGTCGCGGCGGTGTTCGACGAGCTTCTCGGCTTCGCCCAGTTCAGTCCCGGATTCACCGCGTACCTGCACGTCGACTACCGCAGGGTCACACCGCTGCACCGCCGGCTCGACCTCAAGGCCTGGGTCGAGCGGGTGGAGGGTCGCAAGCGCTACGTGCGCGGCGAGTGCCGCGACGGATCGGTCCTCCTGTCGGAAGCGGAGGGCCTGTTCATCGCGCCACGCGACGATGCCGAGTTCCTCTCGCGGCTGGACCAGCAGCGCTAA